The genomic segment GTGGCGGCCCGGACCGGTGCGCCGATGATGCGGGCCCTGCTGGTGGACACCCCGGAGGACCCGGCGGCCTGGCACGCCGAGCTGGAGTACCTGCTCGGCCCGGACCTGCTGGTGGCCCCGATGACCAACCCGGACGGGCGGCGGCACCTCTACCTGCCGGCCGGCGACTGGGTGGACTTCTGGTCCGGCGAGTTGCACACCGGCGGGCGGCACCTGCGGGTGGTCCAGCCGCTGGACCGGCTGCCGCTCTTCGTCCGGCACGGTGCCCTGCTGCCGACCGCCCCGCTGGCCGACTCGATCGGCGACGGGCCGTTCCCGGAGATCACCGTCGTCAGCTACGGCGCCATCACCTCCCGGACCACCATCAGCGACGTCGACGGGGACACGGCGGTGACGGTGATCCGCGACGGCGACACACTGCGGGTGGAGACCAGCGGTCCGGCCCGGGTCCGGGGGGTGGCCCTGGCCGCGGTGGCCGCCGGGCCGCCGGCGCCGAGGCGGTTGCTGCTCAACGGCGTACCGGCGGCCTTCGTGCCGGCCGACGGACTACCCGCGGTACGCGATTGATCCTCGCGGGCGGGTGAGCGGGGCGGGGTGCCCAGGTGGGGGGCGCCCCGCCCTCAGCCCTTCACGGCTCCGACGATCACGCCCTTGACGAAGTGCCGCTGCACGAACGGGTACACCGCGACGATCGGGGCCACCGTCACCACCACCACCGCCATCTTGATCGCCAGGGTCGGCGGCAACGAGACGCCGACCCCGGTGCCGGAGGTGTTCGGGCTCTGCCCGGCCAGGATGTAGCTCTGCAGCACCCGCTGGATCGGGAACTTGGAGTTGTCGTCGATGTAGAGCAGGGCGGTGAACCAGACGTTCCAGTAGCCGACGGCGTAGAAGAGGCCGACCACCGCGATCACCGCCTTCGACAGCGGCAGCACGATCCGGGCCAGGATGCGGAACTCGCCCGCCCCGTCGATGCGGGCACTGTCCAGCAGTTCCTGCGGGATGTTCTGGAAGAACGCCCGGATCACGATCAGGTTGAAGACGCTCACCGCGGTCGGCAGGATCAGCGCCCAGATGCTGTTCTTCAGGCCCAGCCCGGTGACCACCAGGTAGCTGGGCACCAGGCCCGGATAGAGCAGGAAGGTGAGCAGGAAGTAGAAGAGCAGCCCCCGGTGCAGCACCGATCCCGGCCGGGACAGCCCGTACGCGGCCAGCACGGTCAGGGTGAGGCTCACCGCGGTGCCGATCACCGTGATCAGCGTGCTGGTCCAGAGCGCCTGGCTGACCTGCCCGCCCGAGAAGACGGTCACGTACGCCGAGAAGTCGATCTCCCGGGGGATGACCACCAGTCCGCCGGCCTCGTTGATGGTCTGCCGGTCGGCGAGGCTGGTCACCAGGACCACCCACATCGGAATGAGGACGGCCAGCACGACCAGGGTGAGCACCAGGCCCTTGGCGGCCTGCCCGGCCGGGCTCGGCGGCTCCTCCCAGGCCGGCCGGCCGGTGGCCGCGCGCCGGTTCTTGGGCGTCGTTCTGGCGATTGTCATGTCCGCGAATACACCCCCCGTTCGCCGATCGCGTGGGCGAACTTGTTGGCGGCCAGGATGAGCACCAGCCCGACGGCGGCCTTGAAGAGGCCGGCCGCGGCGCCGAAGCCGTAGTTGCCGGTGGCGATGGAGTGGTAGTAGACGAAGGTGTCCAGCACCTCGGCGGCCTGCCGGCCGACCGCGTCGCGCTGCAGCATGAACTGCTCGAAGCCGACCGAGAGCGCGTCGCCGAGCCGCAGGATCAGCAGCAGGATGATCACCGGACGCAGGCTGGGCAGGGTGACGTGCCAGAGCCGGCGCCACCGACCCGCACCGTCCACGGCCGACGCCTCGTAGAGGTTGGGGTCGATCATCGCGATCGCGGCCAGGAAGACGATGGTCCCCCAGCCGATGTCCTTCCAGACCGCCTCGGCGGTGACCAGGACGATGAAGGTGTCCGGGTTGGTCATGATGTTCCACGGTTCCAGCCCGGCGTCGCGCATCACCTGGGAAAGCAGCCCGGCGCCGCCCAGCATCTGCACGAAGAACGTCACCACGAGCACCCAGCTGAAGAAGTGCGGCAGGTAGACGACGGTCTGCACGAACCGGCGGAGCTTGCTGGACAGGATGCTGTTCAGCATGATCGCCAGGAGGATCGGCAGCGGGAAGTAGAAGACCAGCTGGAACGCGGTGATGGAGAGGGTGTTCCAGAGCGCGTCCCAGAACGCCGGGTCGCCGAAGAGCGCCTCGAACTGGCCGAAGCCCACCCATTCGCTGTAAAGGAACGCCTGCAGCGGGGTCTCCCCGACGTACGGGTTGTAGTCCTGGAAGGCCACCAGGTTGCCCAGCATCGGCAGGTAGTGGAAGACCGCCAGCAGCAGCGCGCCGGGGGCGACCATCACCAGCAGCGGCCAGTCGCGGCGTAGTCGGGCCCGCAGCGGCATCCGGGACCGGCGGCGGTCGCGACCCGGTCGCCGGCCGGACCGCTGGCCGGGCCGGCCGGCCTTCTCGGGTGCGGGCGGTGGACCGCCGGGTGGCCGGGTCCGGTCGTCGCCGGCCCCGGCCACCCGGGTGGTGTCGGTGCTACTCATCGATCGGGCTACTCATCGTCCGGCGTCTTCGAGCGCCTTGGCCAGCAGGGCGCGCGCCTCGTCACCGCCGCCGCTGGTCCGCCACTCGTTGACGATGCCGTCCAGGTCGGTGAGCGGGCGCCGGCCCCGGAGCAGGTCGGTGATCTTGTCCTCGGTCGGCACCTGGGCCGCCTTGTAGGCGGCCGGCATCTCCAGCTTGATCCCGTCCCACGGGTCTTTCTCCAGGAACTTCACCGTGGCGTTGGAGTAGCTGAGCATGTCCCGCACGTAGGTCGGCGTCTGCGGGGTGGGCTGCAGCACCGGGCTGCGGCCGCTGATGAAGAAGTACTGGTTCTGGATCTCCTTGAAGCCCAGGTCGGTCTTTGCCGGCCCGTTGGCGTCGCGGGTGTGGTGCTTGCCCTCCACGCCGTGCTCGCGCAGGTCGAACTCCTTGGTGCCGAACGGGGCCGAACACCAGTTGATGACCCGCAGCAGCTCGTCGACCCGCTCCTCCGGCAGCCCCTTCCGGATGAAGGTGAACGAGATCGGCTCGTCGTCGCCCCAGGCCAGCGGGTCCCCGCCGGTGGCGGAGAAGAGCGGCACCGGCTGGATGTTGAACCCGGGCGTCACCTTCTGCTGCTCGGCCTGCATCGGCTGCCAGACGCCGGGGCCGCCCTGCAGGAAGAGAATCTTGCCGCCGTAGAAGAGGGCGTTGGCGTCGGCGCCCGTGCTGGCCACCAGGTCGGGGTGGACCAGGCCGGCCTCGTACACCTTGATCATGAATTCCACTGCGGCCCGGTACTCCGGGGTCTCGTACTTGAACTCCGGGGTGCCGTCCGACTTCAGCCGCCAGCCCTGCTTGGAGGCGGGCACCTTGTGGTACATCTGCACCATCGCGAAGATGTCGTTGAAGGCCCAGACGCCCTTGGCGGTGTCGGTGACCTCCTTGCCCAGCTCCAGCAGCTGGTCGATGGTGGTCGGCGCGGTCAGCCCGGCGGCGTCGAGCAGGTCCTTGCGCTGGAACATCATCCACGGCCACGGACCGTCGGTCGGGTTCGGGATCGCCATCAGCCGCTCGTTCCAGAACGAGTTGCGCCAGGCGCCGGTCGGGAAGGTGGCAAGCATCGGGTACTTGTTCACCGCGTCGCCCTTGAGCCGGTCCGTGAGGTCCTCGAACAGCGCGGCGACCGCGTCCGAGAACCGGGGGATCTTGTCCACCTCCCAGCCGGGCACGCAGAGCAGCTCCGGCACGTCGCGGGCGCCGAGGATCGCGTTCAGCTTGTCGGCGTAGTTGTTGCCGTCCTGGACGCTGAAGTTGACCGGCACGCCCAGTTCGGCGTTTATCGCGTCCAGGTAGGCGCTCTGCCCGAGACCGGGCGGCGCCGGGCCCCAGGCCGGGGTCATCGCGCTGATCTCCTGGCCGCTGGTGCCGGGCTTCTCGGTGATCGCGTCGAAGAGCTCCGGCGGGAAGCTGGTGTAGCCGTCCGGCACCGGGCGGGTGCTGAGCACGTCCGGCTTCGGAATGGCCAGGTCGAGATTCTTCTGGTTGGGCACCAGCGCGGAGAGCTTGTCGAGGTCCTGGGTGCTGGTGGTGGAGCCGACCTCCTTGCTGCAACCGCTGAGCAGGCCACCGCCGGCGACGGCGGCGGCGCCGACCCCGAGCAGGCTGAGGAATCTTCTGCGGTCCGTAGCGGCGCTCGCGAGGGATGGGTCCACGGCGCGCTCCCTTCGTATCGGCGAGCGGTCCGGCCGGGCGCGGGCGGCCACTCGATTGAGGGTGTGGGGTGGGGCGATGACACGCTAGAGTTAGTTCGTCTGATGACTAAACAAAAGTAATCGACGGTGCACGGTGCCACAAGATGGCCCACCGGCGCGGCCAGGTAACGAAGATGGCCCGGATCCCGAAAGGTGCGGCATGATGAGGCACACCACCGCGGGCCGGGCGGCACCGGTCGGGAGAAGAACACGCGGGGAGCGGGACTGACCTTGATCACCATGCCGAGCGGGCCACAGCCCGCCGACCTCGCCGACGTCCGGGCCACCAACCTCGCCGTCGTGCTCCGCTACGTCCGGGCCAACGCGCCCTGCTCGCGGGCGGACATCGCCGCCGCCACCGGGCTCAACAAGGCCACCGTCTCCAGCCTGGTCGCCGACCTGATCGAACGCCGGCTGATCCGGGAGACCGGGCTCACCGAGAACCGGATCGGCCGCCCCGCGACCATGCTGGTGCTCGACGGCCAGCCCTACGCCGCCATCGGGCTGGAGGTCAACGCCGACCAGCTCACCGTGCACGCCGTCGACCTGGCCGGCACCGAACTGCTCTCCTGGCGGCGGGCCTTCCCCGGGCTCGACGCGCCGCCCGGCCGCGCGGTGAGCACCATCGCCGCCCTGGCCGGCCGGGCGGTCAACCGGGTCGGCGCGCAGGGCCGGCGGGTGCTCGGGCTGACCGTCGGCGTCCCCGGGCTGGTCGACGGGACCGGGACGGTCCGGCTCGCCACCGGGCTCGGCTGGCGGGACGTGCCACTCGCCGCCGAGCTGCGGCGCGCGATGCGCGACCCGCAGTTCGAGGTGGCGGTGGAGAACGACGCCAACCTCGCCGCCCTGGCCGAACACCGGCAGGGCCCGTACGCCGGCACCGACAACCTGGTGCACCTGACCGGCGGCGCGGGCATCGGCGCCGGGGTGGTGGCCGACGGTCGGCTGCTGCGCGGCGGCCGCGGCTTCGCCGGCGAACTCGGTCACGTGCCGCTCGACCCCGCCGGCCCGCCCTGCCCCTGCGGCCGGCGCGGCTGCCTGGAGGCGGTGGCCGGCATCCCCGCCCTGGTGCGGCGGGTCCTCCCGGACACCGCCGAGGACGGTCCGCTCACCGACTTCGCCCCGGAGGTGGAACGCATCCGGGGCAGCGCCCGGCAGGGCGACCGGGCCACCCTGACCGCGCTCGACGAGGTCGGCCGGCAGCTCGGGTACGCCGCCTCCCTGCTGGTCAACCTGGTCAACCCCGAGGTGGTGCTGCTCGGCGGCTACTTCGTGGACCTGGCGCCGTGGCTGCTGCCGGCCGCCGAGGCGGAGCTGGCCGCCCGGGCGATCGCCCCGGAGGCCGGCGGCTGCCGGCTGGTCGCCTCCACCCTCGGCCCGGGGGCCGCCGCCGCGGGCGGCGCCGCCCGCACCCTCGCTTTGGTCGACGCGGGCCGGTTGCCGCCCGTCGGATCGGCTCCCACCACCCCGGCCCGGCCGGCCGAGCCAACCGGCGTCTCCGGGACCGGGCCGGCGACCGCCGTGACCGGTCCGACCCCCGCCACCCCCGCCACCCCCGCCACCGCGGTCGCCGCCGGCTGACCGGCCGAAAGAGCGGTCCGGGCCGGGCTCCCGGCGATGATGGCGACCAATTCGCCGGCCGGAAACCCTTGACCCGTCCGGCCCGGTGGTGGAACCTCGAATTGCCTCTGTCGTAACACGTGGGAAACCACCATCGCGGCCGGGCGATTTTTCACACGGTCGTCGAAGCGCTTCGAGCTTCCCGGGCTGGCGGCCACCCCCCGTATCACCCCGCCATGCCCTCAACACCAATTCGAAGCGCTTCGACGGATCCCCTCCTGGGACGCCGGCCGAAGATCACGAAAGGTGATCGACAGATGAGCGACAGCACCTTCCGCGACCCCGACCTACCGCTGGACGACCGCGTCACCGACCTGCTGGGTCGGCTCACCCTCGACGAGAAGGTCGCGCTGCTGC from the Solwaraspora sp. WMMD1047 genome contains:
- a CDS encoding carbohydrate ABC transporter permease; this translates as MTIARTTPKNRRAATGRPAWEEPPSPAGQAAKGLVLTLVVLAVLIPMWVVLVTSLADRQTINEAGGLVVIPREIDFSAYVTVFSGGQVSQALWTSTLITVIGTAVSLTLTVLAAYGLSRPGSVLHRGLLFYFLLTFLLYPGLVPSYLVVTGLGLKNSIWALILPTAVSVFNLIVIRAFFQNIPQELLDSARIDGAGEFRILARIVLPLSKAVIAVVGLFYAVGYWNVWFTALLYIDDNSKFPIQRVLQSYILAGQSPNTSGTGVGVSLPPTLAIKMAVVVVTVAPIVAVYPFVQRHFVKGVIVGAVKG
- a CDS encoding ABC transporter permease subunit, whose translation is MSSTDTTRVAGAGDDRTRPPGGPPPAPEKAGRPGQRSGRRPGRDRRRSRMPLRARLRRDWPLLVMVAPGALLLAVFHYLPMLGNLVAFQDYNPYVGETPLQAFLYSEWVGFGQFEALFGDPAFWDALWNTLSITAFQLVFYFPLPILLAIMLNSILSSKLRRFVQTVVYLPHFFSWVLVVTFFVQMLGGAGLLSQVMRDAGLEPWNIMTNPDTFIVLVTAEAVWKDIGWGTIVFLAAIAMIDPNLYEASAVDGAGRWRRLWHVTLPSLRPVIILLLILRLGDALSVGFEQFMLQRDAVGRQAAEVLDTFVYYHSIATGNYGFGAAAGLFKAAVGLVLILAANKFAHAIGERGVYSRT
- a CDS encoding extracellular solute-binding protein — translated: MDPSLASAATDRRRFLSLLGVGAAAVAGGGLLSGCSKEVGSTTSTQDLDKLSALVPNQKNLDLAIPKPDVLSTRPVPDGYTSFPPELFDAITEKPGTSGQEISAMTPAWGPAPPGLGQSAYLDAINAELGVPVNFSVQDGNNYADKLNAILGARDVPELLCVPGWEVDKIPRFSDAVAALFEDLTDRLKGDAVNKYPMLATFPTGAWRNSFWNERLMAIPNPTDGPWPWMMFQRKDLLDAAGLTAPTTIDQLLELGKEVTDTAKGVWAFNDIFAMVQMYHKVPASKQGWRLKSDGTPEFKYETPEYRAAVEFMIKVYEAGLVHPDLVASTGADANALFYGGKILFLQGGPGVWQPMQAEQQKVTPGFNIQPVPLFSATGGDPLAWGDDEPISFTFIRKGLPEERVDELLRVINWCSAPFGTKEFDLREHGVEGKHHTRDANGPAKTDLGFKEIQNQYFFISGRSPVLQPTPQTPTYVRDMLSYSNATVKFLEKDPWDGIKLEMPAAYKAAQVPTEDKITDLLRGRRPLTDLDGIVNEWRTSGGGDEARALLAKALEDAGR
- a CDS encoding ROK family transcriptional regulator, translating into MPSGPQPADLADVRATNLAVVLRYVRANAPCSRADIAAATGLNKATVSSLVADLIERRLIRETGLTENRIGRPATMLVLDGQPYAAIGLEVNADQLTVHAVDLAGTELLSWRRAFPGLDAPPGRAVSTIAALAGRAVNRVGAQGRRVLGLTVGVPGLVDGTGTVRLATGLGWRDVPLAAELRRAMRDPQFEVAVENDANLAALAEHRQGPYAGTDNLVHLTGGAGIGAGVVADGRLLRGGRGFAGELGHVPLDPAGPPCPCGRRGCLEAVAGIPALVRRVLPDTAEDGPLTDFAPEVERIRGSARQGDRATLTALDEVGRQLGYAASLLVNLVNPEVVLLGGYFVDLAPWLLPAAEAELAARAIAPEAGGCRLVASTLGPGAAAAGGAARTLALVDAGRLPPVGSAPTTPARPAEPTGVSGTGPATAVTGPTPATPATPATAVAAG